One window of Neisseria subflava genomic DNA carries:
- a CDS encoding FKBP-type peptidyl-prolyl cis-trans isomerase, whose amino-acid sequence MSIVKNSVVSLHYEMYDANNQLLDKTEEPIAYLHGGYDGIFPLVEEALHGKNVGDTVEVALSPDDAFGEQDPELVRIEDVSVFPVEVEVGMMFEADDPETGDVLIYRVTDVADGKAVVDGNHPLAGMKVLFKATVEGVRDATEEEIAHGHVHGPHGHHHH is encoded by the coding sequence ATGTCTATTGTTAAAAATTCCGTAGTTTCCCTGCATTATGAAATGTACGATGCAAACAACCAGTTGTTGGACAAAACCGAAGAGCCGATTGCTTACTTGCATGGCGGTTATGACGGTATTTTCCCTTTGGTGGAAGAAGCGTTGCACGGCAAAAATGTAGGCGATACCGTCGAAGTGGCTTTGTCGCCCGATGATGCTTTCGGCGAGCAAGATCCTGAGTTGGTGCGCATTGAAGATGTAAGCGTATTTCCTGTTGAAGTTGAAGTCGGCATGATGTTTGAAGCCGATGATCCGGAAACAGGCGATGTATTGATTTATCGTGTAACCGATGTTGCCGACGGTAAAGCCGTAGTAGACGGCAACCATCCTTTGGCCGGTATGAAAGTATTGTTCAAAGCGACCGTTGAAGGTGTACGCGATGCGACTGAGGAAGAAATTGCCCACGGTCACGTACATGGCCCGCATGGTCATCATCACCACTAA
- a CDS encoding symmetrical bis(5'-nucleosyl)-tetraphosphatase, producing the protein MAHYAIGDIQGCFDELTLLLAKIGFNHGTDTLWLVGDIVNRGPKSLETLKFAKEHDSSVQMVLGNHDLHLLAVGCGEGTLKRSDTVEPILTHPDSHAMLDWLRHQPLLVRGDRHVMVHAGILPQWSVNKAESLAREAEDELQGKKYRKFFGKMYGNKPTEWTDDLTGYERLRMIINVFTRMRALTYKGELDYEYKSTLKKMPLYLRPWFKAPDRQNLDYITVFGHWSSLGYVNTDQVIALDTGALWGGELTAVNLDTNEVIQVPSLGGLDWKTALK; encoded by the coding sequence GCTGACTTTGTTGCTTGCCAAAATCGGCTTTAATCATGGTACGGACACCCTTTGGCTGGTCGGCGATATTGTCAATCGCGGTCCGAAGTCATTGGAAACCCTGAAATTTGCCAAAGAGCATGACAGCAGCGTGCAAATGGTTTTGGGTAATCATGATTTACATCTTTTGGCAGTCGGTTGCGGTGAAGGAACGCTCAAGCGTAGTGATACGGTTGAGCCGATTTTGACCCATCCCGATAGTCATGCCATGCTTGACTGGCTGCGTCATCAACCGCTTTTGGTACGCGGCGACAGGCATGTGATGGTGCATGCCGGTATTTTGCCGCAATGGTCTGTTAATAAAGCCGAAAGCCTTGCCCGTGAAGCTGAGGATGAATTGCAAGGTAAAAAGTACAGGAAATTTTTTGGCAAAATGTACGGCAACAAGCCGACCGAGTGGACGGACGATTTGACAGGCTATGAGCGCCTACGCATGATTATCAACGTCTTTACCCGTATGCGTGCGCTGACGTACAAAGGCGAATTGGATTACGAATATAAATCCACTTTGAAAAAAATGCCGCTTTACCTGCGCCCTTGGTTTAAAGCACCCGATAGGCAGAATTTGGATTATATTACCGTGTTCGGACATTGGTCGTCATTGGGTTACGTTAATACCGATCAGGTTATTGCTTTGGATACCGGCGCGTTGTGGGGCGGAGAGCTGACAGCGGTCAATTTGGATACCAACGAAGTGATACAGGTACCATCCTTGGGCGGATTGGATTGGAAAACGGCATTGAAATAG
- a CDS encoding FAD-binding oxidoreductase, translating to MHLHDRFTEFLSASEIIEATPALLNDQRRRFVSSPDIVLQPNSVESVQKIMRFCFENRIRVTPQGGNTGLCGATVTTEGVLLNLSKLNRIRDINLADNSMTVEAGMILQNAQKAAAEAGRLFPLSLASEGSCQIGGNIACNAGGLNVLRYGSMRDLVLGLEVVLPNGELVSHLQPLHKNTTGYDLRHLFIGSEGTLGIITAATLKLFAQPKTKATAWVGLDDIESAVSLLTAVQGHFAERLTSFELISRFALDLSSEFSQLKKPADAEWHILIELADSVPDAGLDEKLAEFLYQNGWENSILAQSEQERSDLWTLRENISASQRKLGTSIKHDIAVPIAQVAAFVRQCAPALETRFPGIQIVCFGHLGDGSLHYNTFLPNVLSNEAYQYEDAVNTIVYENILTCHGTIAAEHGVGIIKKHWLPRVRTQAELVLMHAIKNQLDPYGIMNPDKLLPSLD from the coding sequence ATGCACCTTCACGACCGTTTTACTGAGTTTCTTTCCGCTTCTGAAATCATCGAAGCCACTCCGGCCTTGTTAAACGACCAACGCCGCCGCTTTGTTTCTTCGCCGGATATTGTCTTACAGCCGAACTCTGTCGAAAGCGTGCAGAAAATCATGCGTTTCTGTTTTGAAAACCGCATCCGCGTCACCCCGCAAGGCGGCAATACCGGATTATGCGGTGCAACAGTAACCACCGAAGGCGTACTGCTCAATCTCTCCAAGCTCAACCGCATCCGCGATATCAACCTTGCCGACAACAGCATGACGGTTGAAGCAGGCATGATTTTGCAGAATGCTCAAAAGGCGGCAGCCGAAGCCGGACGACTGTTTCCGCTCAGCCTTGCTAGCGAAGGCTCTTGCCAAATCGGCGGCAATATCGCCTGTAATGCCGGCGGTTTGAATGTCTTGCGTTACGGCAGCATGCGTGATTTGGTATTGGGTTTGGAAGTCGTTTTACCAAACGGCGAACTGGTTTCCCACCTTCAGCCCCTGCACAAAAACACGACCGGCTACGACTTGCGCCATCTTTTTATCGGCAGCGAAGGAACATTGGGCATCATTACCGCAGCCACACTCAAACTCTTTGCCCAGCCCAAAACCAAAGCGACCGCATGGGTAGGTTTAGACGATATTGAATCCGCCGTCTCGCTTTTGACTGCGGTGCAAGGTCATTTTGCCGAGCGCTTGACCAGCTTCGAGCTGATCAGTCGCTTTGCCCTCGATTTATCTTCGGAATTCAGCCAACTCAAAAAGCCCGCCGATGCGGAATGGCATATTTTGATTGAACTTGCAGATTCCGTTCCCGATGCCGGACTGGATGAAAAGCTTGCCGAATTTCTCTATCAAAACGGATGGGAAAACAGTATCTTGGCGCAATCCGAGCAAGAGCGCTCCGACTTATGGACCTTGCGTGAAAATATTTCTGCTTCCCAACGCAAACTCGGCACCAGCATCAAACACGACATCGCCGTCCCTATCGCCCAAGTGGCCGCCTTTGTCCGCCAATGCGCCCCTGCCTTGGAAACCCGCTTTCCCGGCATACAAATTGTTTGCTTCGGACATTTAGGCGACGGCAGCCTGCATTACAATACATTCCTGCCCAATGTATTGAGCAATGAAGCCTACCAATACGAAGACGCCGTCAATACCATTGTTTATGAAAACATCCTTACCTGCCACGGTACGATTGCCGCAGAACACGGCGTAGGCATAATCAAAAAACATTGGCTGCCCCGTGTGCGTACGCAGGCAGAACTCGTTCTGATGCATGCCATCAAAAATCAGCTTGACCCTTATGGCATTATGAATCCGGACAAACTCCTGCCTTCTTTGGATTAA